The following is a genomic window from Haloarcula sp. DT43.
ACTCGATGGACGCCTCGGCGACCCGTGACTTCCTCGTCGAGACGACGAGCGCCGTCGCGACGCTGGCGACGACGCTGTCGGGGCTGGCCGAGGACGTGGTCGTGATGGCGAGCAAGGGCCACGTCGACCTCCACGACGACTACGCGTCCACGTCGTCGATCATGCCCCAGAAGAAGAACCCCGACACGCTGGAACTGGTCCGCGGTCGCACAGGCGACGCCGTCGCCGGGCTGAACGGCCTGCTGACCAACCTCAAGGGCCAGCCCCGCGCCTACAACCGCGACCTCCAGCGCGCCGGCCGCCACGCCTGGGACGCCATCGACAGCGTCACCGAGAGCGTGGAAGTAGCCGCCGGCGCGGTCGCGACGGCCGACTGGCCTGCCGAGACACTTGAAGCCGCGGCCACCGACGGGTTCGCGACTGCGACTGGCGTGGCCGACCTGCTGGCGATGGCCGGCGTCCCCTTCAGGACGGCCCACGAGGTCGTCGCCGAGGCGGCCGCGGGCCTGGGTCCCGACGAGGACGCGCCCGACTACGCGGCGCTGTCGGCCGTCGCCGAGGACGTGCTGGGCAAACCCCTGTCGGCGTACGTCGACCGGGAGGCGCTGGAGGCCGCGCTCGACCCCACGGAAAGTGTCGCCATGCGGGACTCTCGCGGCGGACCGGCCCCCGAAGCCGTCGCCGAGCAGGTGGCGACGGCAGCGGACGCGCTCGCGGTGGACAGCGACGCGCTGGCCGACCGCCGGCATGCGGTTTCACGGGCGGCCGACCGCCGCCGGACGGAGGTGGACCGATATGTCTGAGCGACCACCGTCCCCTCGCGGGACAATTATGCCATAATTCTGATATACAATTCAGTAACGTCGCGGATTCGGGAGCTTTACACCGTTAGGGCGTAGTCTGTGTAGTAAATTTATTCTGATATGTTCGAAGGCTTTAAGTGGGTCGCTATCACAGGATGAACCACAATGGCAGAATGCATCGAGTGCGGGGCCGACGTGACCCTGCACGACGACCTCGAAGTCGGAGAGATTGTCGACTGTGCGACCTGTGGTGCCGAACTGGAAGTCGTCGGCACGGACCCCGTCGAGCTCGACAGCGCGCCCGAGCTCGAAGAGGACTGGGGTGAGTGAGGTGTTCGCGGTGGCGCGGCGCACTGCGCCGTATCCGACCGTGGCGCCTGTGGCCGCGAGCCGCGAACTGACGGAGGCCGAACCATGAAAGTCGGACTCCTCTACTCGCGCATCCGCCGGGACGAGAAGCTCCTGCTGTCGGAACTGCGCGAGCGCGACCACGAGATAGAGAAGATAGACGTCCGCAAACAGCAGTTCAACATCAGCGAGGCCCCCGAGGCCTTCGCGGACCTCGACATCGTCGTCGACCGCTGTCTGGCGACCAGCCGCAGCGTGTACGCGACGAAGTTCGCACAGGCCTACGGCGTCCCCGTGGTCAACGGGCCCGAGGTCGCCAACACCTGTGCGGACAAGGTCAACAACAGCCTCGCGCTAGAGGCTGCGGGCGTGCCGACGCCCAACACCGACGTGGCGTTCACCAAGGACGCCGCGCTGGAGTCCATCGAGAAGTTCGGCTACCCCTGCGTCCTCAAGCCCGTCGTGGGCTCGTGGGGCCGCCTGATGGCGAAGATAGACTCCCGCTCGGCCGCCGAGGCCATCCTGGAACACAAGGAGACGCTCGGCCACTACGAGCACAAAATCTTCTACGTCCAGGAGTTCGTCGACAAGCCCGGCCGCGACATGCGCGTGCTGGCCGTCGACGGCGAGCCAATCGCGGCGATGGTCCGCTCCTCGGACCACTGGCTCACCAACGCCGCCAAAGGAGCCGAAACCGCCGAGTTCGAACTGGACGGCCGCGCGCTGGAACTGGTCGAGAAGGCCTCCGACGCCGTCGGCGGCGGGCTGCTCGGCATCGACCTGATGGAGGTCGGGGTGTCGCAAGGCGACACCCAGGACGCGAGCGACGACGAGTCGCGAGCGCGTGAGTTCGAGGACTACACGGTCCACGAGGTCAACCACACCGTCGAGTTCAAGGCGCTGAACGAGGTCACCGACGTGGACGTGCCCGCGGAGGTCGTCGACTGGCTCGAAACCAAGGCGGCGACCGAGAGTGACGCCGAGGTGACGGCATGACGTACACGGCGAGCGTCGTCGGCGGTTCGGGCTTCACCGGCGGGGAACTGCTC
Proteins encoded in this region:
- the argH gene encoding argininosuccinate lyase, whose translation is MSDGGDRDADEANGGEAAADANADGDETVVRRERFAGGPARSFLSSLADDERIFAADLAVDRAHVVMLAEREIIDRETAGEILAALDGVEASGHGALPDGEDVHEAIESAVIDRVGQSGGKMHTARSRNDEVAACIRYRLREDVLDLVETVIGAREQLLDVARTERETVMPGYTHLQPAQPTTVAHWVLSYEQALQRDTARLLDAYGRINQNPLGSAAFAGTPFDVDRERTAELLGFESVAENSMDASATRDFLVETTSAVATLATTLSGLAEDVVVMASKGHVDLHDDYASTSSIMPQKKNPDTLELVRGRTGDAVAGLNGLLTNLKGQPRAYNRDLQRAGRHAWDAIDSVTESVEVAAGAVATADWPAETLEAAATDGFATATGVADLLAMAGVPFRTAHEVVAEAAAGLGPDEDAPDYAALSAVAEDVLGKPLSAYVDREALEAALDPTESVAMRDSRGGPAPEAVAEQVATAADALAVDSDALADRRHAVSRAADRRRTEVDRYV
- the lysW gene encoding lysine biosynthesis protein LysW, yielding MAECIECGADVTLHDDLEVGEIVDCATCGAELEVVGTDPVELDSAPELEEDWGE
- the lysX gene encoding lysine biosynthesis protein LysX: MKVGLLYSRIRRDEKLLLSELRERDHEIEKIDVRKQQFNISEAPEAFADLDIVVDRCLATSRSVYATKFAQAYGVPVVNGPEVANTCADKVNNSLALEAAGVPTPNTDVAFTKDAALESIEKFGYPCVLKPVVGSWGRLMAKIDSRSAAEAILEHKETLGHYEHKIFYVQEFVDKPGRDMRVLAVDGEPIAAMVRSSDHWLTNAAKGAETAEFELDGRALELVEKASDAVGGGLLGIDLMEVGVSQGDTQDASDDESRAREFEDYTVHEVNHTVEFKALNEVTDVDVPAEVVDWLETKAATESDAEVTA